The Allocoprobacillus halotolerans nucleotide sequence TGGTCCAAGTGTTGAACCTATTTTTCCACCAAAAGAGAAAATACTGACACCTTTTCCTTGTTTATTTTGATCAGAAGATAGACTGACAAGTTGAGCTGCTTGAGGATGAAACATCGCCACTCCTATACCACCTATAATCACTGCAAGACATAAACCATAAAAATGTGAAATAAGTCCAGTTAAAGCCATCCTGCCTCCTGCCAGTAAAACACCCAATGCCATAATATAAGGTTTATTCTTTTTATCAGCAAGATGCCCAAAAACAAGTTGAACAAGGGAACCAAAAATATTAGATAACGTCACTAACATGGCAGCCGTTATATAATCATAATGATATGAAGCAATAATAAATGGTAAAACTGCTGATAAAGCTCCTTGATTAATATCTGAACACGCATGCCCTAAAGCTAAAACATATTGATAATATTTTTCTATTCATCTACTTTCGCCTTCTTTCTATAATCTAATTATATAATTATTTCAATCAAATAATAACAATTTTAAGACTACATACACTTATTTTTATCAATATTTAAACCTATTCATATATAAAAAAGCCATACTTTTCAGTATGACCATAACAATTGATTTACAATGCTGTTCCTGTCTTAGGAATAGAGAACGAATCCATCGAAACACCTTCTAATTTTAATAATGCGACTTTTTTATCAATACCTCCAGCATAACCAGTTAAAGAACCTTGTGACCCTACAACTCTATGACAAGGGACAATAATAGAAATTTCATTATGTCCAACAGCCCCACCAACCGCTTGTGCTGACATTCTTTTGAGTCCTTTTCGTTTCGCTATGATACCAGCAATTTCACCATAAGTCATGGTTTTACCATAAGGAATCGCATAAAGGATTTCCCATACTTCCTTTTGAAAATCTGTTCCTATAAAATGAAGTGGTAACTGAAATTCTGGTTCTTGTCCTTGAAAATAAATATCCAACCACTTTTTTGTATCTTTT carries:
- a CDS encoding methylated-DNA--[protein]-cysteine S-methyltransferase, with protein sequence MQYTSYYHSPLGDILLAADDIGLTGLWFVGQKYFALYLDQEHVEKETPILKDTKKWLDIYFQGQEPEFQLPLHFIGTDFQKEVWEILYAIPYGKTMTYGEIAGIIAKRKGLKRMSAQAVGGAVGHNEISIIVPCHRVVGSQGSLTGYAGGIDKKVALLKLEGVSMDSFSIPKTGTAL